One window of Methanothermobacter tenebrarum genomic DNA carries:
- a CDS encoding NYN domain-containing protein: MRVIIDASNVAHSKKGDDDKPRLENILKAAEELRKLGYEPVIIADASLKHEIDDKEEFKKYLEKGEFKQVPSGTNADHFILKLAEEEDAKILSNDAFKEYSDEFQDISSRRIPYNFKEDKIVIGRPPKPKRVKNILQKICTEILGEFERKGFDYYKVKRGKKLSGIAIAKEAIDRIEKVEEEGLEPKLESLFMKLPLFDKFMELVEEAEKTGDFIIFVLVNPQDYREVVKYAGNIAVTVFERLKLDHAPLVAVRNDVFIKKGRFEVNILYSDEVMEEAPYDINIIINDHDYNFVKKNSRNIASTVAARIGSWRFPIVSVKPSMLMEKPGEFEVVLEKGGSS, translated from the coding sequence TTGAGGGTTATTATAGACGCATCCAATGTAGCTCATTCTAAAAAAGGAGATGATGACAAGCCCAGATTAGAGAATATATTAAAAGCCGCTGAGGAACTCCGCAAACTCGGCTATGAGCCTGTTATAATTGCTGATGCATCATTAAAGCATGAAATTGATGATAAAGAAGAATTTAAAAAATACCTTGAAAAGGGCGAGTTTAAGCAGGTGCCCTCCGGGACCAACGCGGATCATTTCATCCTAAAATTGGCAGAAGAAGAAGATGCCAAGATACTATCAAATGACGCCTTCAAAGAATACTCTGACGAATTCCAGGACATAAGTAGTAGAAGGATACCCTACAATTTCAAAGAAGATAAAATAGTTATCGGCAGACCACCAAAACCTAAAAGAGTTAAGAATATCCTCCAGAAGATCTGCACAGAAATACTAGGAGAATTCGAACGTAAAGGCTTCGACTATTATAAGGTCAAAAGGGGTAAAAAACTGAGTGGCATAGCAATCGCAAAGGAAGCCATTGACAGGATAGAAAAAGTAGAAGAAGAGGGTCTTGAACCAAAACTTGAAAGCTTATTCATGAAATTACCCCTCTTTGACAAGTTCATGGAACTCGTTGAGGAAGCAGAAAAAACAGGAGACTTCATAATATTCGTACTTGTAAATCCCCAAGACTATAGAGAAGTTGTCAAATATGCCGGCAACATCGCAGTGACAGTTTTCGAACGTTTAAAGTTGGATCACGCCCCCCTAGTCGCTGTTAGAAATGATGTTTTCATCAAAAAGGGTCGTTTCGAGGTTAATATACTATATTCTGATGAGGTCATGGAAGAAGCCCCATATGATATTAACATAATCATCAATGACCATGACTATAACTTTGTAAAGAAAAACTCAAGAAACATTGCAAGTACTGTGGCGGCTCGAATAGGATCCTGGAGATTCCCCATAGTCTCTGTTAAGCCTAGCATGCTAATGGAAAAACCCGGAGAATTTGAAGTGGTCTTGGAGAAGGGAGGAAGCAGTTAA
- a CDS encoding nascent polypeptide-associated complex protein produces the protein MIPGMNPKQLKQMQRAMKQMGMEMKDLRGVKEVIIRLKDKDIIIGNPKVSIMDFMGQRTYQVTGKAKEKAREPEIPEEDIELVMSQTGATRKEAEDALKDTKGDLAEAILRLS, from the coding sequence ATGATACCCGGTATGAATCCCAAGCAGTTGAAACAAATGCAGAGGGCCATGAAACAGATGGGAATGGAGATGAAAGATCTCAGGGGCGTTAAAGAGGTTATAATAAGGTTAAAGGACAAGGATATAATCATAGGGAATCCTAAGGTTAGTATCATGGACTTCATGGGCCAGAGAACCTACCAGGTAACTGGTAAAGCCAAGGAAAAGGCCAGAGAACCTGAAATACCCGAGGAGGATATAGAGCTTGTGATGAGTCAGACAGGCGCCACTAGGAAGGAAGCAGAGGATGCTCTAAAGGATACAAAGGGAGATCTTGCAGAGGCTATCCTGAGGTTAAGTTAA
- the argJ gene encoding bifunctional ornithine acetyltransferase/N-acetylglutamate synthase gives MKIIEGGVCAVEGILAGGSRKGKYGLGILYTGKSTATAVFTSNNIKAEPLKLTMKNLKDGKLSAIIANSGNANCFTGPEGMEDAQRMVELAAEGLSIPEDRVAVASTGVIGRKMPMNIIEPLTQKVLGNLENSPRGSRRFAEAIMTTDTFPKEFAVEFKLEDGSTARIGGVAKGSGMIAPNMATMLSFITTDVKASPSQLKEALRTAVDETFNMLIVDGDESTNDMVILAATGKSGKIDDNFQEALNLTCKELAKMIAKDGEGATKYMEVKVLNAKSQKDAKRAARAVAGSTLVKTALFGADPNWGRIIAAIGYSGAAIKEEKISIILEGENRKIDLIRAGEIIASGDSEELKIARDLMKEDKIRIIIDLATGEYTAKAYGCDLTYDYVKINAEYTT, from the coding sequence ATGAAGATAATAGAAGGTGGAGTATGCGCCGTAGAAGGTATACTCGCCGGAGGGTCCAGAAAAGGAAAATATGGTCTTGGCATATTATATACCGGTAAAAGCACCGCCACAGCCGTTTTCACATCTAATAACATAAAAGCCGAACCACTAAAATTAACCATGAAAAACCTAAAAGATGGGAAACTATCAGCCATCATAGCCAACAGTGGTAATGCAAATTGTTTCACAGGCCCAGAAGGCATGGAGGATGCTCAGAGAATGGTCGAACTTGCAGCAGAGGGCCTCTCAATCCCAGAGGATAGGGTTGCTGTGGCCTCCACCGGTGTCATAGGCAGAAAAATGCCAATGAACATAATAGAACCCCTCACCCAGAAAGTTCTAGGAAACCTTGAAAACTCACCAAGGGGATCCAGGAGATTCGCAGAGGCCATAATGACCACAGACACATTCCCCAAAGAGTTTGCAGTTGAATTCAAACTCGAAGATGGGAGCACAGCCCGGATAGGTGGTGTGGCCAAGGGCTCTGGTATGATAGCCCCTAACATGGCCACAATGCTCTCCTTCATAACCACAGATGTGAAAGCATCACCATCACAGTTAAAAGAGGCCCTCAGGACAGCCGTGGACGAAACCTTTAACATGCTAATAGTTGACGGTGATGAAAGCACCAATGACATGGTCATACTAGCAGCAACTGGAAAATCAGGAAAAATAGATGATAACTTCCAAGAAGCATTAAATTTAACATGCAAAGAACTCGCGAAGATGATAGCAAAGGATGGTGAAGGAGCGACAAAGTACATGGAAGTGAAAGTTTTAAACGCAAAATCCCAAAAGGATGCTAAAAGGGCTGCGAGGGCCGTTGCAGGCTCCACACTCGTTAAAACAGCATTATTTGGAGCAGACCCCAACTGGGGTAGGATAATAGCAGCAATAGGATACTCAGGGGCCGCTATAAAAGAGGAAAAAATATCCATAATCCTAGAGGGTGAAAATAGAAAAATCGACCTTATACGGGCAGGTGAAATCATAGCCTCCGGAGATAGTGAAGAACTTAAAATTGCAAGAGACCTTATGAAAGAAGATAAGATAAGGATAATCATAGACCTAGCCACTGGCGAATACACCGCAAAAGCATATGGATGCGACCTAACCTATGATTATGTGAAGATAAACGCTGAATATACAACATAA
- the tgtA gene encoding tRNA guanosine(15) transglycosylase TgtA codes for MFEVKHKDNLGRTGKFTIADHKIKTPTLMPVVHPGKMTIDVKSLGAEIVITNAYIIYKNDELREKALKMGVHRLIGFDGPIVTDSGSFQLSEYGSIDVDNKEIVEFQEAIGSNIGTSLDIPTPPYAGYEKAKRDLKVTIQRAEESLNYRKKMMLNAVVQGSTYPELRSECARRLSTMDFDVHPIGAVVPLLESYQYKDLVDVVMATVEFLPPSRPRHLMGAGHPMFFSLAVSMGCDLFDSAAYMLYADDDRLLSSSGTYKLEDLQEMPCSCNICVEYTPRELKSMEKDDRRDLIATHNLYISFAEIRRIRQAIADGNLMEFVEQRCRSHPRLLDAYRRFLDYQELIEKYDPVSKKSAFFYGGPESLKRVEVYRHLKRMKRLHRKRGVVLLPACEKPYSANLPQMDILFSSAPVEVDEWDFMVVDIPFGLIPLTLDEFYPLAQSESPSILDSDSKKFIKSLISKVLHEYDAVLVSRDLNEKFGLGFTYEMPAPKIEIPHRERLIAVADYQFGEGAGEALFNGNLEIVKSKRTGRIRYVYVDDELIASIRTSDGFIIPSWKGASLLHSKLDYPRCRVVVDGESEPFAREGKNIFAKFVIECDKNIRANDEVLIVNEDDELLATGKSLLCSEEIMDFSYGQAIKTRRGRR; via the coding sequence ATGTTTGAAGTAAAACACAAGGACAATCTTGGGAGGACAGGAAAGTTCACCATAGCTGATCATAAGATCAAAACACCAACCCTCATGCCCGTAGTGCATCCTGGGAAAATGACCATTGATGTCAAGTCCCTCGGCGCTGAGATAGTGATAACAAACGCCTATATCATATACAAGAATGATGAATTGCGAGAAAAAGCACTTAAAATGGGAGTTCATAGACTTATAGGCTTTGATGGGCCTATAGTGACAGATTCGGGTTCATTTCAACTCTCAGAATACGGGAGTATTGACGTGGATAACAAGGAAATTGTCGAATTTCAAGAAGCGATAGGATCAAATATTGGAACATCCCTTGATATACCCACCCCACCATACGCAGGTTATGAAAAGGCCAAAAGAGACCTTAAGGTAACTATTCAAAGAGCTGAAGAGTCATTGAATTATAGGAAGAAGATGATGTTGAATGCTGTTGTTCAAGGGTCAACTTATCCAGAACTGAGGAGTGAATGCGCCAGGAGACTTTCAACCATGGACTTTGATGTTCACCCTATAGGGGCTGTAGTACCCCTACTTGAATCATACCAATACAAGGACCTCGTTGATGTTGTCATGGCAACTGTAGAGTTCCTACCCCCATCAAGGCCCCGGCATCTCATGGGCGCAGGACATCCTATGTTCTTCTCCCTCGCGGTTTCAATGGGTTGTGATCTCTTCGATTCTGCAGCTTACATGTTATATGCAGATGACGACAGGCTACTATCATCATCAGGCACATATAAGCTGGAGGATTTACAGGAAATGCCCTGCTCATGTAATATCTGTGTAGAGTATACGCCACGGGAGCTCAAAAGCATGGAAAAGGATGATAGGAGAGATCTCATAGCAACCCACAACCTTTATATAAGCTTCGCGGAGATTAGAAGGATTAGGCAGGCGATAGCTGATGGTAACCTCATGGAATTTGTCGAACAAAGGTGCAGATCCCATCCTAGACTATTAGACGCTTATAGAAGGTTCCTCGATTATCAAGAGCTGATTGAAAAGTATGATCCAGTCTCTAAAAAGTCGGCGTTTTTCTATGGTGGCCCAGAATCACTCAAAAGAGTTGAAGTTTACCGCCATCTTAAAAGGATGAAAAGACTCCATAGAAAGAGGGGGGTTGTGCTTTTACCAGCCTGCGAAAAACCATACTCTGCTAATCTGCCGCAGATGGATATTCTTTTTTCATCAGCTCCTGTTGAAGTTGATGAATGGGACTTCATGGTGGTTGACATCCCATTCGGTCTCATACCCTTAACCTTGGATGAATTTTATCCACTAGCCCAGAGCGAATCCCCATCAATACTTGATTCTGATTCAAAAAAGTTTATTAAATCCCTCATCAGTAAAGTTCTCCATGAATATGATGCTGTTTTAGTCAGCCGGGACTTGAATGAAAAATTTGGCCTTGGTTTCACCTATGAGATGCCCGCCCCCAAAATTGAGATTCCCCATAGGGAACGTTTAATCGCAGTTGCAGATTATCAGTTTGGGGAAGGTGCTGGTGAAGCGCTTTTCAATGGAAACCTAGAGATAGTGAAAAGTAAGAGGACTGGGAGGATACGTTATGTTTACGTGGACGATGAGCTCATTGCGAGTATAAGGACATCTGATGGTTTCATAATCCCATCATGGAAGGGTGCGTCACTCCTACATTCTAAACTAGATTATCCTAGGTGTAGGGTTGTTGTAGATGGCGAATCAGAACCCTTTGCAAGGGAGGGGAAAAATATATTTGCAAAGTTTGTTATAGAATGTGATAAAAATATACGTGCTAATGATGAAGTTTTAATAGTTAACGAAGATGATGAATTATTAGCCACTGGCAAGTCACTCCTCTGTAGTGAGGAGATCATGGACTTTAGTTATGGCCAGGCTATAAAAACAAGGAGAGGAAGAAGATGA
- a CDS encoding metallophosphoesterase family protein has translation MVLIAHISDLHVGAENFKEDILLEAIRQINDMEPDVVVATGDLTDNGYYLEFLQVASYLSNIESPLVVVPGNHDARHVGNETFEEVLREKKGTLTVNDELHVIGLDSSEPDLDEGKVGRSQQLWMEKELKKAKEADLYSVIALHHHIIPVPKTGRERNVLVDAGDVLCSIVKGGANLVICGHKHVPHVWRVEDIFFVTAGTVASLKLRGKDINSYNTYYIEDDIIEIRLNQVQRKSYLMGSYKLYSNK, from the coding sequence ATGGTGCTCATCGCCCATATCTCAGACCTGCATGTAGGCGCGGAAAACTTCAAAGAGGATATACTATTAGAGGCTATAAGGCAGATAAATGACATGGAACCCGATGTTGTTGTTGCCACAGGCGATTTAACCGATAACGGCTACTATCTGGAATTTTTACAAGTGGCAAGTTATCTTAGTAATATAGAAAGTCCGCTAGTTGTTGTCCCCGGCAACCATGATGCAAGACATGTAGGTAATGAAACATTCGAAGAAGTTCTGAGAGAAAAGAAGGGCACTTTAACTGTTAATGACGAATTACACGTGATAGGATTAGACAGCAGTGAACCAGACTTAGATGAGGGGAAGGTGGGAAGGTCACAGCAATTATGGATGGAAAAAGAGCTTAAAAAGGCCAAAGAGGCCGACTTGTATAGTGTGATAGCATTACACCATCATATTATACCAGTACCGAAAACAGGACGTGAAAGGAACGTCCTAGTCGACGCAGGTGACGTTTTATGCTCCATAGTCAAGGGTGGGGCTAACCTAGTCATCTGCGGCCACAAACACGTTCCACACGTATGGAGGGTTGAAGACATATTCTTTGTAACAGCTGGTACAGTAGCATCACTCAAGCTTCGAGGTAAAGATATTAATTCATATAACACATATTATATCGAGGATGATATAATAGAGATAAGATTGAACCAGGTGCAAAGGAAAAGCTATCTGATGGGATCCTATAAGCTCTATTCTAATAAATAG
- the argB gene encoding acetylglutamate kinase — MKTVKILVEALPYIKRFHGKKILIKYGGHAMIQEEAMDSTARDTVLLKYVGMEPIVVHGGGPEISRAMNKMGKKPKFIEGLRVTDEETMDIVKMVLVGKINTSIVSKICFHGGKGIGLSGKDSQLLLAKKKAPHIIKDEKTGQEQKIDLGLVGEIESVNPEILEILTSNGYIPIISPIGIDKNAETLNLNADTVAGEVAAEVGAEKLIILTDVPGILEDPKDPESLIEKISISELDDLIKDGIIKGGMLPKALTCIQAIRDGVSSAHIIDGRIEHSLLLEIFTKKGIGTMITK, encoded by the coding sequence ATGAAAACAGTAAAAATCCTCGTAGAAGCCCTACCATACATTAAAAGATTCCATGGAAAAAAGATCCTAATAAAATATGGTGGACACGCCATGATACAAGAAGAGGCCATGGACTCCACAGCAAGGGACACAGTACTCCTAAAATACGTTGGAATGGAACCAATCGTAGTCCATGGCGGAGGACCTGAAATATCCCGTGCAATGAACAAAATGGGGAAAAAACCCAAATTCATCGAAGGTCTAAGAGTGACAGACGAAGAGACAATGGATATAGTTAAAATGGTCCTAGTCGGTAAAATAAACACCAGCATAGTATCAAAGATATGCTTCCACGGAGGCAAGGGTATAGGGTTATCCGGCAAGGACAGCCAACTGCTCCTCGCCAAGAAAAAAGCTCCACATATAATCAAGGATGAGAAAACCGGACAAGAACAGAAAATAGACCTTGGACTAGTCGGTGAAATAGAATCTGTCAACCCCGAAATATTAGAAATACTGACAAGTAACGGGTACATACCCATAATCTCACCCATTGGAATCGACAAGAACGCTGAAACCCTAAATTTGAATGCTGACACCGTCGCGGGTGAAGTGGCCGCAGAGGTTGGCGCGGAAAAACTTATAATACTAACAGACGTCCCAGGGATCCTAGAAGACCCTAAGGACCCTGAAAGTTTAATAGAGAAGATTAGCATAAGCGAATTGGATGACCTAATCAAAGATGGCATCATAAAAGGTGGTATGCTCCCTAAGGCCCTCACATGCATCCAAGCTATAAGGGATGGGGTCTCATCAGCACATATTATCGACGGAAGAATTGAACACTCCCTCCTATTGGAAATTTTCACAAAAAAGGGAATAGGGACCATGATAACAAAATAA